The sequence gtCTTTGCAAAGGTCACTAGCACTTCAAAATGGAGTGATTGCACGACAGGAAAATATAAGGAGCAGAGGACAGTGCAACCAACATTAGCAACAAAGGCTTCTAAATGGAATGCGTACATCACCCATGATGACAATGACATGGGTGTGCGAAGTGGGATAAATTTTCCAGATGATATGGGTCCATGCAGCCACCATGTTTGGGAGTCCATATCGGATGATCAGAAGGTAAAAGATGATATTCATCCAGACTTCATGTAAACCTCTAAAATCAGATTAATTTTTCTTGTACATGAATGCTATCTCCCCTTCTATTGATCATGTCCGATTTTGCATTGTGCCCCCCACTCTGAACCTACTACTTTGCGATACCAGGCCTGCTCCTCTTTAGAATCGGTGCTGTAGTATTGTATATCATGATGCTAAATGAGCAGAATACTatgagaaacaaaataaataactaaaggCATCCAGAACTCGGTTTTGGATATGTTAATTCATGATAAGTTTGCAAGTGtgtatcaattaaattatcatGTATATAAGAGAATCGAAATTCCAAGTTTTTCATTAAGGGAGCCTTGTTGACTTCTGACCTAAATGTTCTAGacacttagagataaaggACGCATCACCAGATATGAGTAAATATAATGTCGGATGTGTATAGAGCaataaccagaaaaattcCAAAGATAACCAAAACTATGACAATGTCAAATAGGAACAGAAAAATCTAAAGaaccaaataaaagaattctaaaagTCTCCAATCTTTTAAACCCACTGTTCTAGatcaaaaaactaaaatagccgacaaaattgattctagaaaattAGTTTAGGAGAATAGCCCCAAATCAATGCTCATCAGGCCCTGTAATAGATGGGCCCAAATAATACCAACCACGAAAGTAAGGTGCACTTCATTCATTCAGCACCAATGAGCCAAGCTGGTCGCCAACATTAGCAGTAGCTTCTCGAAGAACTTGCATTGCTTCAGCCACCTTCTTTTTCAGAGAATCAGGAGACTCAATGAGATGTAGTACCTCTGTTTGATCCATCTCTAATAGCATCCCAGTCACCTTTGCCACGTGATCTGGCTGAAGCCTCTCCACAAGCGGATAAAGGTGATCACCCAGCATCTGAGTATAACACAACAGCAGATATGTTTCATCCGTGCATCAATAACTGCTATGTTTGCCATGCTAGTAGGAAAAGGAGTATTTTTACATTACATACCTCAGTCCGTTTCTCTGGGGTAGCAGAAGCCAATGCAGATGCAAGGGTTGAGATGGTAACTGGTGGCTGAACATCTACTGAAGCTCCTGAAACCTCAAAGGGCAATGGAACCATGGGACCTGCTAGACCTTGTGGAACAACAGACGAATTCCCGCTGTTTCTTGCATTGCCAACGTATCTTAATCCTTGATTGTTGTTACGGTGAAGTAGCTGAAATTGGTACATGTACAAAATGCTTTATGGTACAGCTAATGAGAAAAAATGTCAGAACTTGTAacatattttcaaaataaggcacctgctgctgctgctgcatCTGTTGAGGGTTCCCCCCACGCCGCATCCCCATCCGTTGCCCAGGTTGACCCTGTCTTTGAAGGTGATATGgaaagataaagtttgggcCAACAGCGGGGCGCATACTGGTCAAGATTTGCTGCTGGAAGCCATACCCTGCATGCTGAGGGGGCATCATACCAGGTGTCCCTTGACCAAAGTAAAGTTGCTGTGGTGCAAGCCTTGGTGCCCCTGCATTATAGCCAGGAATACCGGAAGGCAAAGGAGCCAGTGCACCAGGCGCTCGAACTAGGGCAAAATGGGCCTACATATAGATACAATGTGCAGAAAATTCATTAGATTTCACAAGCAGAAAAACAGACATGTATGTAgcatataaagtaaaaaaaatggaaTACTCTACACCAAATTGGAAAGAGATTCTGTGTAATGTTTTCTACATAACTAGAAAAAATGTGCAATTGTAAAATAAACCTGTAGTCGagcctttctttcttctttgcGTTGGGCAATAGCAACATAAAGAGGTTTCCTCCCAATCATCTTTCCATTCATTTCCTTCAGCTGAGCACCAATTCGTGATAGCAAATTATTACACAAGAAAGAATGTAAAAGTTGAGCTTAGAACTgatttataactttttaagtgaaaaaataaataggagAACAAGAGGAGAAATAAGAACTCACAGCTCTTGAAGCTTCCTCAGGGGTAGAGAAAGCAACAAAACCAGAGCCCTTACTCACACCTTGGTGATCAAGCATGACCTGAAAAATTATGTAGATATGAGAATACTCCAAAAGAAACTGATAACGATAATAATGGCAATTACACAATAAATTCACTTAGATGTAAAGCAGACCTTGCATGATGTTATTGACCCAAATTCAGAAAACAATTCCTTCAGTTTCACATCATTAATGTTGTCATCAAGATTTTTCAGATATAAATTTGCAGCCTTTAACCTTTCATATCTACTGTTTCTTTCCTGTTCGAACTTGGCTTTCAACTCTGCCTCCCGTTCTGATTTCCTTTGGGCCCTACCAACATACCAAGCTTTGTCATCATGGGCTGTGGTCCCATTCAGTTTCTCAACAGCGGCAGCAGCAGAATCTGGGTCCTGAAAGTTCACAAATCCAAATCCTCTAGACTTGCCAGTTTGATCCTTCATAACAAGTGCACTAGTTATGGTCCCGTAAACACCAAAAACTTTCTCAAGATCCTCATTGGTTATTGTCTCAGACAAGTTCTTAACATAAACATTAGTAAACTTTGGGGAACCATTTGTCCGAGTTCTCTCCTGTTGTCGTACAAAAAATCCAACATAAACTTGTTTATCATTTAAACACATGCCATCCAAGAAACTGATAGCTCTTTCTGCAGATTCCTCATTTTCAAACTGTACAAAACCATAACCCTTAGATTGGCCATTGCTATCAACAGCTACCTTGCAAGAAAGGACTGTCCCAAAGGCAGCAAATGTCTCATGCAACAACTTGTTATCAAGAGTTGAGTCCAAGttcttaataaaaacattGCCATAGCCACTTTTTCTAATACTAGGATCTCGATGAGAAAACATAATCCTGATAGGTTTCCCATTCAAGGGAGTGAAATTCAGAGCCTTCATAGCATTTGCAGCTGTAATTTACAATATAGATGGGTCAGCACTATAATTCACAGAAGAGAGAAAGTGATTACTAATCCAGTAGTAAATTTAATCAACATGATCAAGTCCATAAAAGTGTGTGGTGTACATCTGTCATTCATCCagaaaaatttgaaagaaagatATATTTGAACAATAACATCCAAACTCAGAATAccttataacaaaattttcttAACATCTGCAGTTCCTTCAAACATCTTAATACCAGAAAGAGCAATCATTACatcattcaaaaatattaaacaaagaCACAAATACTAACATTGAAAACACGCATTTAActatttaaacattttaaaaaatcaaataaataagttcAACTGCAATCTCATATATTCAGAattaagacaaaaaaaaaaaaagaaaaaggattggCACATACAAAACAGTCCTAAAAACAGACCAACGAAAATTTTAACACACTGACactgaaataatcaataacatAACTTCTCACAGATCAAGAATcaaacaacaacaaatataaCCATAGTTATCACGTTTACCACTAATATACAAAGAATTCAGCACATCATAAAAGCATATTAATCAAATCATGAGCAATCAAACaattaaatgttttttttaagaaaaaaaattaccatCTTGAGGATTACTGAAATTCACGTAACCGTAACCAAGAGAAGATCGTTTCGTTTGATCTCTGCAAACCCTAACAGAAACAACTTGTGCTATTTGGCTAAAGAGATCATATAATTGTTCTTCATTCACATTCTGTTCCAGATCCCCTACATATAATGATAAATTGGCAAACTGTCCACCCTCACCACTACCATTACCACCACCACTACCACCACCactaccaccaccaccaccaccattaGCAGCCACCGTCACAGTATCCACTGGTATCTCTGTTGTAGTaactgctgctgctgctgccgCCATATCACTTCTCctctcaaaagaaaaagaaacaaaataaaaccaaaaccaaacacagcaaaaacaaaacaaacaaaacaaaatcaaaccAAAGAATATAAAGAAGTTTAGGGCTtgtaatctaataataataacctaaaaaggaaaggatttgattttgtttctttattttgtttttttatttttttggttatttttcctctagagagagaaagagagtagagagagaaaaaaaaggaggGGAGAGGGACTTATATATGTGTGGGAAAGAAAGggacagagagagagagagagacgcGCCGTTTCGATTTTATGCGTTACTTTACACACGTGTGTTCTTGttgtttttcaaataaataaatattatcgtATTTGTCAAAGTGGTGACGTGGCATTCTAAAACACTGTCTGTGTTGTATTGTTAATACTATTGTATGACTTGTACATTGTGTTTGTGTTTCACTTGATGTCTTTCTTCTTCTGTCGTTTTGGTGTTCTTTTTTCattaaccttttctttatacGCACCGTTTCTTGGCCTTTTCATATCTGTTCCCTTGCATAATAATCCTCTGTTccatttcttaaatataaaaaactgtTTTCCAGTTTAAAAGTTTGCTTGAAGTAAAAAGGAAacatattctttaattttataattttttttaaaattattcaaatc is a genomic window of Ricinus communis isolate WT05 ecotype wild-type chromosome 2, ASM1957865v1, whole genome shotgun sequence containing:
- the LOC8281396 gene encoding polyadenylate-binding protein 3; translation: MAAAAAAVTTTEIPVDTVTVAANGGGGGGSGGGSGGGNGSGEGGQFANLSLYVGDLEQNVNEEQLYDLFSQIAQVVSVRVCRDQTKRSSLGYGYVNFSNPQDAANAMKALNFTPLNGKPIRIMFSHRDPSIRKSGYGNVFIKNLDSTLDNKLLHETFAAFGTVLSCKVAVDSNGQSKGYGFVQFENEESAERAISFLDGMCLNDKQVYVGFFVRQQERTRTNGSPKFTNVYVKNLSETITNEDLEKVFGVYGTITSALVMKDQTGKSRGFGFVNFQDPDSAAAAVEKLNGTTAHDDKAWYVGRAQRKSEREAELKAKFEQERNSRYERLKAANLYLKNLDDNINDVKLKELFSEFGSITSCKVMLDHQGVSKGSGFVAFSTPEEASRALKEMNGKMIGRKPLYVAIAQRKEERKARLQAHFALVRAPGALAPLPSGIPGYNAGAPRLAPQQLYFGQGTPGMMPPQHAGYGFQQQILTSMRPAVGPNFIFPYHLQRQGQPGQRMGMRRGGNPQQMQQQQQLLHRNNNQGLRYVGNARNSGNSSVVPQGLAGPMVPLPFEVSGASVDVQPPVTISTLASALASATPEKRTEMLGDHLYPLVERLQPDHVAKVTGMLLEMDQTEVLHLIESPDSLKKKVAEAMQVLREATANVGDQLGSLVLNE